The proteins below are encoded in one region of Paenibacillus sp. YYML68:
- a CDS encoding competence/damage-inducible protein A, which translates to MRAEIIAIGTELLMGQIANTNAQYLSRGLADIGIGVYYHTVVGDNVGRMKEALAVAKGRAELIVCTGGLGPTQDDLTKDVLAEVLGRQLVVHQPSMDTMTAFFARRGIEMVQSNARQALMLEGSDPLPNETGLAVGNAVTVDGTHYVVLPGPPREMKPMFDNQVKPWLESKYPGIAPLHSVMLKFAGIGESTLEHRLLDLIQQQDDPTIAPYAKEGEVAIRLTTRAATATEADGKLEPLLGEIRSRLGEFIYAEEDVTLEEQVVKKLTACGKRLAVAESCTGGQLSDLLTAVSGSSEAFSGGVICYTNDVKKTVLGVPTELFEGPEAPGAVSEAVAAELAERVLRLCGTDYGIGITGVAGPSELEGKPVGLIYVGVAERGGTTEVVRLELGGNRPTVKLRASKRALYELWKRLKSSC; encoded by the coding sequence ATGAGAGCGGAAATTATCGCAATCGGCACAGAGCTGCTGATGGGTCAAATCGCAAACACCAACGCTCAATATTTATCCCGGGGCCTCGCTGATATTGGCATAGGGGTCTACTATCATACCGTTGTTGGGGATAACGTCGGGCGGATGAAGGAAGCACTGGCGGTCGCCAAGGGTCGTGCTGAGCTGATCGTGTGCACTGGAGGTCTTGGACCGACGCAGGATGATCTGACGAAGGATGTGCTGGCCGAGGTGCTCGGCCGGCAGCTTGTCGTGCATCAGCCGTCAATGGATACGATGACGGCCTTCTTCGCTCGTCGCGGCATTGAGATGGTCCAGAGCAATGCACGACAAGCGCTCATGCTCGAGGGCAGCGATCCGCTGCCTAATGAGACGGGACTTGCGGTGGGCAACGCGGTTACGGTGGATGGGACGCACTATGTGGTGCTGCCGGGACCTCCGCGTGAGATGAAGCCGATGTTCGACAATCAGGTCAAGCCGTGGCTGGAATCTAAATACCCTGGAATAGCACCGCTTCATTCCGTGATGCTGAAGTTCGCCGGAATTGGCGAGTCTACGCTCGAGCATCGACTGCTTGATCTCATTCAGCAGCAGGACGATCCGACGATCGCGCCGTATGCGAAGGAGGGCGAGGTCGCCATTCGACTGACGACTCGTGCAGCTACGGCAACCGAGGCAGACGGTAAGCTAGAACCGCTACTCGGTGAGATCCGCAGCAGGTTGGGTGAGTTTATCTATGCGGAAGAGGATGTCACGCTGGAGGAGCAGGTGGTTAAGAAGCTTACCGCTTGCGGGAAGCGGCTTGCCGTTGCAGAGAGCTGCACAGGTGGGCAGCTGAGCGATCTGCTGACGGCCGTCTCAGGCTCCTCTGAGGCGTTCTCAGGTGGTGTTATCTGCTACACGAACGATGTGAAGAAGACGGTGCTCGGAGTTCCGACAGAGCTGTTTGAAGGTCCTGAGGCACCCGGAGCGGTCAGTGAGGCTGTCGCTGCCGAGCTGGCCGAGCGCGTGCTTCGGCTGTGCGGTACCGACTATGGCATCGGAATTACAGGCGTAGCCGGTCCTTCGGAGCTCGAGGGCAAGCCGGTCGGACTCATCTACGTCGGTGTTGCTGAGCGCGGCGGTACGACTGAGGTCGTCCGGCTGGAGCTGGGCGGCAACCGGCCGACTGTGAAGCTGCGGGCGTCGAAGCGGGCGCTGTACGAGCTGTGGAAGCGGCTAAAATCTAGTTGCTGA
- the pgsA gene encoding CDP-diacylglycerol--glycerol-3-phosphate 3-phosphatidyltransferase yields MNLANRITLARIFLVPIIMFFLLVNVKTPLIRIEQFEITYNQIIAALIFIIAASTDSLDGYIARKRKLVTNLGKLLDPLADKLLVSAVLVSLVEMDKVDAWVAIVIISREFAVTGLRQIALLEGTVMAASRWGKWKTGTQITAIIALLLNNFPFAFINFPFDLIASWVAAIITIYSGLDYFIKNKHVLNFDDI; encoded by the coding sequence ATGAACCTGGCCAACCGGATTACGTTGGCGAGAATTTTTTTAGTACCGATCATCATGTTCTTCCTGCTCGTTAATGTAAAAACTCCGTTAATCCGGATCGAACAATTCGAAATTACGTACAATCAGATTATAGCTGCGCTTATCTTCATCATAGCGGCGAGCACGGATAGTCTGGACGGTTATATTGCGAGGAAGCGGAAGCTTGTCACGAATCTCGGTAAGCTGCTCGATCCGCTCGCAGACAAGCTTCTCGTCTCGGCCGTGCTCGTCTCGCTCGTCGAGATGGACAAGGTCGATGCTTGGGTGGCGATCGTCATTATCAGCCGTGAATTCGCGGTGACCGGCCTTCGGCAAATTGCATTGCTCGAAGGGACGGTCATGGCAGCCAGTCGGTGGGGCAAATGGAAGACCGGAACGCAGATCACGGCTATTATTGCGCTGCTGCTTAACAATTTCCCGTTCGCCTTCATTAACTTCCCGTTTGATCTTATCGCAAGCTGGGTGGCGGCCATCATCACGATCTATTCGGGGCTCGACTATTTCATCAAAAACAAGCATGTGCTGAACTTCGACGATATCTAA
- the rimO gene encoding 30S ribosomal protein S12 methylthiotransferase RimO has product MTEKVKVVTLGCEKNLVDSEIMSGLVHERGYELVDNKEDATIIIVNTCGFIDAAKEESVNTILDMADLKETASLKALIVSGCLTQRYKKELMNEMPEIDGIVGTGDFDKINDIIDEALAGKKPIFVGNPVFNYEKKLPRRLSTPRYTAYVKIAEGCDNACTFCSIPIMRGKFRSRSVESILDEVTQLAAQGVKEISLIAQDSTNYGTDLYDSFMLPTLMNRVSEVPGIEWVRLHYAYPGFFTDELIETIASNSKICKYIDMPLQHSEDRILKLMRRPGRQRDTRELVRKIRARIPDVSLRTSIIVGFPGETEEDFENLKSFVQDIQFDRLGVFTYSKEEDTPASRLPDQIADDVKEYRANTLMEIQREIANERNSSRVGQVIDVLIEKYDGRNDVYVGRSQFDAPEIDGEVFAKGVNLEIGSVAKVRITHSFEFDLSGEVVA; this is encoded by the coding sequence ATGACAGAGAAAGTGAAAGTAGTTACACTAGGCTGCGAGAAAAATTTGGTCGATTCCGAAATTATGTCCGGTCTTGTCCATGAGCGCGGCTACGAGTTGGTCGACAACAAGGAAGATGCTACCATCATTATCGTGAATACGTGCGGCTTCATCGATGCGGCGAAGGAGGAATCGGTCAATACGATCCTCGACATGGCCGATCTGAAGGAAACCGCCAGCCTGAAGGCGCTCATCGTATCGGGCTGCTTGACTCAGCGCTACAAGAAGGAGCTTATGAATGAGATGCCTGAGATCGACGGCATTGTCGGTACAGGCGATTTTGATAAAATCAACGATATTATCGATGAGGCGCTAGCCGGGAAGAAGCCGATCTTCGTCGGGAACCCGGTATTTAACTATGAGAAAAAGCTGCCGCGTCGTCTATCGACTCCACGCTATACAGCTTACGTGAAAATTGCAGAGGGCTGCGACAACGCCTGTACGTTCTGCAGCATCCCGATCATGCGGGGCAAGTTCCGCAGTCGGAGCGTCGAGTCGATTCTCGACGAGGTGACGCAGCTTGCCGCTCAAGGCGTCAAGGAGATCAGTCTGATCGCTCAGGACTCGACGAACTACGGAACCGATCTGTACGACTCGTTCATGCTGCCGACGTTGATGAATCGCGTCAGCGAGGTGCCGGGTATCGAGTGGGTACGCTTGCATTACGCATATCCGGGTTTTTTCACGGACGAGCTGATCGAGACGATCGCTTCAAATTCGAAAATATGCAAGTACATCGACATGCCGCTTCAGCACAGCGAGGACCGCATTCTGAAGCTGATGCGTCGTCCGGGACGTCAACGCGATACGCGCGAGCTCGTCCGTAAGATTCGCGCTCGTATTCCGGATGTGTCGCTGCGTACGTCCATTATCGTCGGCTTCCCTGGCGAGACGGAGGAGGACTTCGAGAACTTGAAGTCGTTCGTGCAGGATATTCAGTTCGATCGTCTTGGCGTCTTTACGTACTCGAAGGAGGAGGACACACCTGCTTCCCGCTTGCCTGATCAGATTGCCGACGATGTGAAGGAGTACCGTGCCAACACCTTAATGGAAATTCAGCGTGAGATCGCGAATGAGCGCAACAGTAGCCGTGTCGGTCAAGTGATCGATGTACTGATCGAGAAGTATGACGGGCGCAACGACGTCTACGTCGGCCGCTCGCAGTTCGACGCGCCGGAGATCGACGGCGAGGTGTTTGCTAAGGGTGTGAACCTCGAGATCGGCTCTGTTGCCAAGGTGCGTATTACGCATTCCTTCGAGTTTGACTTGTCCGGGGAGGTCGTGGCATGA
- a CDS encoding YajQ family cyclic di-GMP-binding protein, producing MSSESSFDIVSKMDMQELNNAINQAEKEIETRFDFKNSKSSITLEKEELVLASDDDFKLQNVIDILHAKMAKRGIPLKNLEYGKVESASGSTVRQKVKLKQGIEQDIAKKINILIRDSKLKVKSQIQGDQIRVTGKSKDDLQQVIQLLRKADLPIELQFMNFR from the coding sequence TTGAGTAGTGAAAGCTCATTCGACATTGTGTCCAAGATGGACATGCAGGAACTGAACAACGCCATCAATCAGGCGGAGAAGGAGATCGAGACACGCTTCGACTTCAAGAACAGCAAGAGCAGCATCACACTCGAGAAGGAGGAGCTCGTCCTTGCCTCAGACGACGATTTCAAGCTGCAGAACGTCATTGACATTCTTCATGCGAAGATGGCGAAGCGGGGCATTCCATTGAAGAACCTCGAATACGGTAAGGTCGAGTCGGCATCCGGCAGCACGGTCCGCCAGAAGGTGAAGCTGAAGCAAGGCATCGAGCAGGACATTGCGAAGAAGATCAACATCCTGATCCGCGATTCCAAGCTGAAGGTGAAGAGCCAGATTCAAGGCGATCAGATCCGCGTCACCGGCAAAAGCAAGGACGACTTGCAGCAGGTGATCCAACTGCTCCGCAAGGCCGATCTACCGATCGAGCTGCAATTTATGAATTTCCGCTAA
- a CDS encoding RodZ domain-containing protein encodes MTELGLLLRKARMEKKISLDDLQETTKIRKRYLEAIEEGNFKVLPGNFYVRAFIKSYAEAVGLDPGEVLNLYQNVIPAAEPEKLEQVRTKRTTNVASSERFGRWASGIMVISFFVLIVGIIYYFVSVNYKGTADASNHLPNKITDKIEPAAPKPDTAGAATYGTGANAASKQPQPQVQAPEPVAPAAPVAQVKLAKSERGTDYYAVSGTDKLTVEVRVTGEECWMKIDSLGPPRQQLEEGMLKHGAVKTWELSNAAYVRFGRANAVELIVNGTTIPVGNEPNVKNIQLELVQS; translated from the coding sequence GTGACGGAGCTTGGCCTGCTATTAAGAAAAGCGAGAATGGAGAAAAAAATATCGCTCGATGACCTGCAGGAAACAACTAAAATTCGCAAGCGATACTTGGAGGCCATCGAAGAAGGTAATTTCAAGGTGCTTCCCGGTAATTTTTATGTGCGTGCTTTTATAAAAAGCTATGCGGAAGCTGTAGGGTTGGATCCGGGCGAGGTGCTGAACCTATACCAGAATGTCATTCCGGCAGCGGAGCCTGAGAAGCTGGAGCAGGTTCGTACTAAGCGCACGACGAATGTGGCAAGCTCTGAGCGCTTCGGACGATGGGCGTCGGGCATCATGGTCATATCGTTCTTCGTGCTCATCGTCGGCATTATATACTACTTCGTCAGCGTCAATTATAAGGGTACAGCTGACGCAAGCAATCACTTGCCGAACAAGATTACGGACAAGATCGAGCCTGCAGCTCCGAAGCCGGATACGGCTGGAGCGGCCACCTACGGCACCGGGGCCAACGCTGCTTCCAAGCAGCCACAGCCGCAGGTACAAGCGCCGGAGCCTGTTGCTCCTGCAGCGCCAGTCGCTCAGGTGAAGCTGGCGAAGAGCGAGCGCGGAACCGATTATTACGCCGTATCGGGAACGGATAAGCTGACGGTCGAGGTGCGGGTGACAGGCGAGGAATGCTGGATGAAGATTGATTCGCTCGGACCGCCTCGCCAGCAGCTGGAGGAAGGGATGCTGAAGCACGGTGCGGTGAAGACATGGGAGCTGTCGAATGCAGCTTATGTGCGCTTCGGCCGTGCGAACGCCGTTGAGCTGATTGTCAACGGAACGACGATTCCAGTCGGCAATGAGCCGAACGTCAAGAACATTCAGCTTGAGCTCGTACAATCCTAG